One region of Girardinichthys multiradiatus isolate DD_20200921_A chromosome 1, DD_fGirMul_XY1, whole genome shotgun sequence genomic DNA includes:
- the fbxw12 gene encoding F-box/WD repeat-containing protein 12 isoform X1 — MDHHHPYLIGDCLIHIFTFLTEDDLISASTVCKDWYEAAETPWLWRRICLQRWSFCNLAALGGDHLNHSWKRYFQRRCHLEKNMTQGRSGHYTCKSLRGHTGRVVGLVYLQGNSSLMPDLSKSSAVVCSASTDGTVRAWNIQNGENLWCSPVQSPLTKIIVDEKQEVIITSDFAGLITTWQGQTGQQLASFSTASSHCTLLQYNINNNWFLTVGTDQGSICTLADLTLTKTSSLMVCDSFRVDILLVSPDKKWIVAGTKEDADLSLKVIYSESLTSPSEDEGTMCQSVPVPGCQAAVFIPTQPARLAIIHHTELRGNKALTVFDVSIKKMKYKTEIQVQQVETFSLTLNSFSSHILLEAKNSNCIVLAAEEQLMVYSLKGALLASFKDHSRPISSICVDSFRVVTASQDLSLRVLTWKNDPDNGLTLESQYHLLGGSQTMSRGFTHVSCDYSSIVGSVEGNNGKDVLKAYSFTS, encoded by the exons ATGGATCACCATCATCCATACCTCATCGGTGACTGTCTTAttcatattttcacatttctgaCCGAGGATGACTTAATCAGCGCTTCTACCGTGTGTAAG GACTGGTATGAAGCTGCAGAGACTCCATGGTTATGGAG GAGGATTTGCCTGCAGCGTTGGAGTTTCTGTAACCTTGCCGCCTTGGGGGGTGACCACCTGAATCACTCATGGAAGAGATACTTCCAGCGGCGATGCCACCTGGAGAAGAACATGACACAAGGTCGATCGGGACATTACACATGCAAAAGCCTGAGAGGGCACACAG GCAGGGTGGTAGGTCTGGTATACCTGCAAGGGAATTCAAGCCTAATGCCAGACCTCTCTAAGAGCAGTGCAGTGGTCTGCAGTGCATCCACTGATGGGACAGTTCGAGCATGGAACATCCAAAAT gGCGAGAACCTGTGGTGTAGTCCTGTACAGAGTCCTTTGACCAAGATCATAGTTGATGAGAAGCAGGAAGTTATTATCACATCAGACTTTGCTGGCCTCATTACGACCTGGCAGGGCCAGACTGGCCAGCAGCTGGCCTCTTTCTCTACTGCTTCTTCACACTGTACATTACTGCAGTACAACATCAACAATAATTGGTTTCTGACT GTTGGAACAGACCAGGGATCAATTTGCACTCTAGCTGATTTGACTTTGACTAAAACGTCCAGTCTAATGGTGTGTGACTCTTTCAGAGTTGACATACTCCTAGTTTCACCTGACAAGAAGTGGATTGTTGCTGGAACCAAGGAAGATGCTGATTTAAGTCTAaag GTGATTTACAGCGAAAGTTTGACCTCACCGTCTGAAGACGAAGGTACTATGTGTCAGTCTGTGCCAGTCCCGGGGTGCCAAGCTGCTGTCTTCATACCCACTCAGCCCGCCAGACTGGCCATCATCCACCACACTGAGCTCAGAGGCAACAAAGCCCTCACTGTCTTCGATGTCAGCATTAAAAAGATGAAGTACAAGACGGAGATCCAGG TCCAGCAGGTGGAGACCTTCTCCTTGACATTGAACAGCTTCTCCTCACACATCCTCCTAGAGGCCAAGAACAGCAACTGCATAGTACTGGCAGCCGAGGAGCAGCTGATGGTGTATTCGCTGAAAGGAGCCCTGCTTGCTAGTTTTAAAGATCATAGCAGGCCCATCTCCTCAATATGTGTG GACAGTTTTCGTGTTGTGACGGCGTCTCAGGACCTCTCCTTACGAGTGTTGACGTGGAAGAATGACCCAGACAATGGGCTCACTCTGGAGAGTCAGTACCACTTGCTGGGAGGCTCTCAAACAATGTCCAG
- the LOC124868961 gene encoding protein Wnt-7a isoform X1, which translates to MSRRTRRWILRVLLCLGIVYLKIGGFSSVVALGASIICNKIPGLAPRQRIICQSRPDAIIVIGEGAQMGINECQFQFKNGRWNCSALGERTVFGKELKVGSKEAAFTYAIIAAGVAHAITAACTQGNLSDCSCDKEKQGFYSKDQGWKWGGCSADIRYGLGFSKVFIDAREVKQNARTLMNLHNNEVGRKVLEKNMRLECKCHGVSGSCTTKTCWTTLPKFRELGYILKEKYAHAVHVEPVKASRNKRPKFLKIKKPYSYRKPLDTDLVYIDKSPNYCEADPVTGSLGTQGRVCNKTMMQHISGCDLMCCGRGYNTHQYSRVWQCNCKFLWCCYVKCNTCSERTEVYTCK; encoded by the exons ATGAGCCGGAGAACACGACGCTGGATTTTAAgagttttgctttgtttagGGATTGTTTACCTCAAAATTGG TGGCTTTTCGTCGGTGGTGGCCCTCGGTGCGAGTATAATCTGTAACAAGATCCCCGGTTTGGCTCCCAGACAACGGATTATCTGCCAGAGTCGCCCCGATGCCATTATCGTCATTGGAGAGGGAGCCCAAATGGGCATCAACGAGTGTCAGTTTCAGTTCAAAAACGGGCGCTGGAACTGCTCTGCGCTTGGAGAGAGGACTGTCTTCGGAAAAGAGTTGAAAGTGG GCAGCAAAGAGGCTGCGTTCACCTACGCAATCATTGCAGCAGGGGTGGCCCATGCCATCACAGCCGCCTGTACGCAGGGCAACCTGAGTGACTGCAGCTGTGACAAGGAGAAGCAGGGTTTCTACAGCAAAGACCAAGGATGGAAGTGGGGAGGCTGCTCGGCAGATATCCGCTACGGACTGGGCTTCTCCAAAGTTTTCATCGATGCTCGGGAGGTCAAGCAAAATGCAAGGACTCTAATGAACCTCCATAATAATGAGGTGGGACGCAAG GTTCTGGAGAAAAATATGCGACTGGAATGTAAGTGTCATGGCGTCTCGGGCTCCTGCACCACCAAAACCTGCTGGACTACACTTCCCAAGTTCCGCGAGCTGGGCTACATTCTAAAGGAGAAATATGCCCATGCCGTGCACGTGGAGCCAGTCAAAGCGAGCCGCAACAAGCGTCCGAAATTCCTGAAAATCAAGAAGCCTTATTCCTACCGGAAGCCGCTGGACACGGACTTAGTGTACATAGACAAGTCGCCGAATTACTGTGAGGCCGACCCGGTGACGGGGAGCCTGGGGACACAGGGGAGGGTGTGCAACAAGACAATGATGCAGCACATCAGTGGCTGCGACCTGATGTGCTGCGGCAGGGGATACAACACGCATCAGTACTCCCGGGTCTGGCAGTGCAACTGTAAGTTCCTGTGGTGCTGCTACGTGAAATGCAACACCTGCAGCGAGAGGACAGAGGTGTACACATGCAAATGA
- the LOC124868961 gene encoding protein Wnt-7a isoform X2, producing the protein MNVGFSSVVALGASIICNKIPGLAPRQRIICQSRPDAIIVIGEGAQMGINECQFQFKNGRWNCSALGERTVFGKELKVGSKEAAFTYAIIAAGVAHAITAACTQGNLSDCSCDKEKQGFYSKDQGWKWGGCSADIRYGLGFSKVFIDAREVKQNARTLMNLHNNEVGRKVLEKNMRLECKCHGVSGSCTTKTCWTTLPKFRELGYILKEKYAHAVHVEPVKASRNKRPKFLKIKKPYSYRKPLDTDLVYIDKSPNYCEADPVTGSLGTQGRVCNKTMMQHISGCDLMCCGRGYNTHQYSRVWQCNCKFLWCCYVKCNTCSERTEVYTCK; encoded by the exons ATGAATGT TGGCTTTTCGTCGGTGGTGGCCCTCGGTGCGAGTATAATCTGTAACAAGATCCCCGGTTTGGCTCCCAGACAACGGATTATCTGCCAGAGTCGCCCCGATGCCATTATCGTCATTGGAGAGGGAGCCCAAATGGGCATCAACGAGTGTCAGTTTCAGTTCAAAAACGGGCGCTGGAACTGCTCTGCGCTTGGAGAGAGGACTGTCTTCGGAAAAGAGTTGAAAGTGG GCAGCAAAGAGGCTGCGTTCACCTACGCAATCATTGCAGCAGGGGTGGCCCATGCCATCACAGCCGCCTGTACGCAGGGCAACCTGAGTGACTGCAGCTGTGACAAGGAGAAGCAGGGTTTCTACAGCAAAGACCAAGGATGGAAGTGGGGAGGCTGCTCGGCAGATATCCGCTACGGACTGGGCTTCTCCAAAGTTTTCATCGATGCTCGGGAGGTCAAGCAAAATGCAAGGACTCTAATGAACCTCCATAATAATGAGGTGGGACGCAAG GTTCTGGAGAAAAATATGCGACTGGAATGTAAGTGTCATGGCGTCTCGGGCTCCTGCACCACCAAAACCTGCTGGACTACACTTCCCAAGTTCCGCGAGCTGGGCTACATTCTAAAGGAGAAATATGCCCATGCCGTGCACGTGGAGCCAGTCAAAGCGAGCCGCAACAAGCGTCCGAAATTCCTGAAAATCAAGAAGCCTTATTCCTACCGGAAGCCGCTGGACACGGACTTAGTGTACATAGACAAGTCGCCGAATTACTGTGAGGCCGACCCGGTGACGGGGAGCCTGGGGACACAGGGGAGGGTGTGCAACAAGACAATGATGCAGCACATCAGTGGCTGCGACCTGATGTGCTGCGGCAGGGGATACAACACGCATCAGTACTCCCGGGTCTGGCAGTGCAACTGTAAGTTCCTGTGGTGCTGCTACGTGAAATGCAACACCTGCAGCGAGAGGACAGAGGTGTACACATGCAAATGA
- the LOC124868961 gene encoding protein Wnt-7a isoform X3 — protein sequence MGINECQFQFKNGRWNCSALGERTVFGKELKVGSKEAAFTYAIIAAGVAHAITAACTQGNLSDCSCDKEKQGFYSKDQGWKWGGCSADIRYGLGFSKVFIDAREVKQNARTLMNLHNNEVGRKVLEKNMRLECKCHGVSGSCTTKTCWTTLPKFRELGYILKEKYAHAVHVEPVKASRNKRPKFLKIKKPYSYRKPLDTDLVYIDKSPNYCEADPVTGSLGTQGRVCNKTMMQHISGCDLMCCGRGYNTHQYSRVWQCNCKFLWCCYVKCNTCSERTEVYTCK from the exons ATGGGCATCAACGAGTGTCAGTTTCAGTTCAAAAACGGGCGCTGGAACTGCTCTGCGCTTGGAGAGAGGACTGTCTTCGGAAAAGAGTTGAAAGTGG GCAGCAAAGAGGCTGCGTTCACCTACGCAATCATTGCAGCAGGGGTGGCCCATGCCATCACAGCCGCCTGTACGCAGGGCAACCTGAGTGACTGCAGCTGTGACAAGGAGAAGCAGGGTTTCTACAGCAAAGACCAAGGATGGAAGTGGGGAGGCTGCTCGGCAGATATCCGCTACGGACTGGGCTTCTCCAAAGTTTTCATCGATGCTCGGGAGGTCAAGCAAAATGCAAGGACTCTAATGAACCTCCATAATAATGAGGTGGGACGCAAG GTTCTGGAGAAAAATATGCGACTGGAATGTAAGTGTCATGGCGTCTCGGGCTCCTGCACCACCAAAACCTGCTGGACTACACTTCCCAAGTTCCGCGAGCTGGGCTACATTCTAAAGGAGAAATATGCCCATGCCGTGCACGTGGAGCCAGTCAAAGCGAGCCGCAACAAGCGTCCGAAATTCCTGAAAATCAAGAAGCCTTATTCCTACCGGAAGCCGCTGGACACGGACTTAGTGTACATAGACAAGTCGCCGAATTACTGTGAGGCCGACCCGGTGACGGGGAGCCTGGGGACACAGGGGAGGGTGTGCAACAAGACAATGATGCAGCACATCAGTGGCTGCGACCTGATGTGCTGCGGCAGGGGATACAACACGCATCAGTACTCCCGGGTCTGGCAGTGCAACTGTAAGTTCCTGTGGTGCTGCTACGTGAAATGCAACACCTGCAGCGAGAGGACAGAGGTGTACACATGCAAATGA
- the fbxw12 gene encoding F-box/WD repeat-containing protein 12 isoform X2 codes for MVPVISSGEGSLCPSWRICLQRWSFCNLAALGGDHLNHSWKRYFQRRCHLEKNMTQGRSGHYTCKSLRGHTGRVVGLVYLQGNSSLMPDLSKSSAVVCSASTDGTVRAWNIQNGENLWCSPVQSPLTKIIVDEKQEVIITSDFAGLITTWQGQTGQQLASFSTASSHCTLLQYNINNNWFLTVGTDQGSICTLADLTLTKTSSLMVCDSFRVDILLVSPDKKWIVAGTKEDADLSLKVIYSESLTSPSEDEGTMCQSVPVPGCQAAVFIPTQPARLAIIHHTELRGNKALTVFDVSIKKMKYKTEIQVQQVETFSLTLNSFSSHILLEAKNSNCIVLAAEEQLMVYSLKGALLASFKDHSRPISSICVDSFRVVTASQDLSLRVLTWKNDPDNGLTLESQYHLLGGSQTMSRGFTHVSCDYSSIVGSVEGNNGKDVLKAYSFTS; via the exons ATGGTTCCAGTCATATCTAGTGGGGAAGGTTCTCTCTGTCCATCCTG GAGGATTTGCCTGCAGCGTTGGAGTTTCTGTAACCTTGCCGCCTTGGGGGGTGACCACCTGAATCACTCATGGAAGAGATACTTCCAGCGGCGATGCCACCTGGAGAAGAACATGACACAAGGTCGATCGGGACATTACACATGCAAAAGCCTGAGAGGGCACACAG GCAGGGTGGTAGGTCTGGTATACCTGCAAGGGAATTCAAGCCTAATGCCAGACCTCTCTAAGAGCAGTGCAGTGGTCTGCAGTGCATCCACTGATGGGACAGTTCGAGCATGGAACATCCAAAAT gGCGAGAACCTGTGGTGTAGTCCTGTACAGAGTCCTTTGACCAAGATCATAGTTGATGAGAAGCAGGAAGTTATTATCACATCAGACTTTGCTGGCCTCATTACGACCTGGCAGGGCCAGACTGGCCAGCAGCTGGCCTCTTTCTCTACTGCTTCTTCACACTGTACATTACTGCAGTACAACATCAACAATAATTGGTTTCTGACT GTTGGAACAGACCAGGGATCAATTTGCACTCTAGCTGATTTGACTTTGACTAAAACGTCCAGTCTAATGGTGTGTGACTCTTTCAGAGTTGACATACTCCTAGTTTCACCTGACAAGAAGTGGATTGTTGCTGGAACCAAGGAAGATGCTGATTTAAGTCTAaag GTGATTTACAGCGAAAGTTTGACCTCACCGTCTGAAGACGAAGGTACTATGTGTCAGTCTGTGCCAGTCCCGGGGTGCCAAGCTGCTGTCTTCATACCCACTCAGCCCGCCAGACTGGCCATCATCCACCACACTGAGCTCAGAGGCAACAAAGCCCTCACTGTCTTCGATGTCAGCATTAAAAAGATGAAGTACAAGACGGAGATCCAGG TCCAGCAGGTGGAGACCTTCTCCTTGACATTGAACAGCTTCTCCTCACACATCCTCCTAGAGGCCAAGAACAGCAACTGCATAGTACTGGCAGCCGAGGAGCAGCTGATGGTGTATTCGCTGAAAGGAGCCCTGCTTGCTAGTTTTAAAGATCATAGCAGGCCCATCTCCTCAATATGTGTG GACAGTTTTCGTGTTGTGACGGCGTCTCAGGACCTCTCCTTACGAGTGTTGACGTGGAAGAATGACCCAGACAATGGGCTCACTCTGGAGAGTCAGTACCACTTGCTGGGAGGCTCTCAAACAATGTCCAG